The Anabaena sp. PCC 7108 region TACTTTGAGAGAAAGTTTTTAGAATTTCATTACCTCTATCAATTAAGTGAATTTCTCCTCTTTTTTTTAATCTGTCTGCTAACTTACAGGCTATTTCTACGCCATTTGGACCAGCACCTGCTATAGCTATGCGAATCACAGGAATATCTGAAGCTTCTAAAAAAAGTAACCGTTTCTTTAAACATTCAGCATCGGCTAAAGTGCGAAAAGTTTGGGCGTATTCTAATGCTCCTGGAACTACATCTAACCGCGTTTCTTTACCAACAGATAACACTAAATAATCGTAATTTACGATTTCTCCGTTCTGTAAATTTACCAATTTTTGTTCTAAATCAACTCCTTGAATTTCCGCTTGATAAAATTTGGCACTACTACCTGCTAACAACTTTTTATAAGCTGGTGCAACTTCCCAATCATGTAACTCTCCAGTCACCACTTCATAGAGTAAAGGAGTAAATACAAAATGGTCACGTTGTTCCACCAGCGTAATTTCATATTTGTATGGACATTTAGCAAACTTTCCCAATTGTAAAGCCGTATAAAGCCCACCAAAACCACCACCCAAAATACAAATCCGCAGCGGTTTATAATTACTAACAGATGGTTTTTCAAACTGACCTTGCTGATGAAATTTATCGTCTATTTGATACATAGCTTAATAATTATTAATTAATACAATATGGCGTTTCCTAGTCTCACGAAGTACAAAATCATCTGCGTTTATCTGCGTTCATCTGTGTTCTATTCTTACCGCTTGTACCTCACTTGAATGGGAATTGCTATATTTTTCTAATACTGCACTTTCGCTTTTCTCTCTGTGTCTGAAGCTTGAGCCAAAAAATTTGTAATTCAATTACGAATGATATTGACTGCTTTCAACTGCTCAACCAGTTCAGTAGTACGGATACGGCGACCGCTGGGATTAAGATGATAGTGAGTATCAGCAAACAGACTAGAATCTGTTTTCACATTTAAGGTATTTTTGTCATAAAGTACCGGGGCAATTTTACTTAACTCCTCTGCTGTCTTGCGGATATTACCTAGAGTTTTCGAGTCAGTGCTGCCATAAATCCAGGAAAGTCCTAATACTAAAGTTGCACCCTTAGATTCAACTTCCTGTTTAAATTGCTGAATGCGCTTGAGAGAGTGGGGAGAAACACTATCATTAATCGTCAATGACCACCATTTGCTCTTAGTCCGCTGCTTCATTACGGTTGGATCACCGTTAGCTGTAATGGGATCTGAATAATAGCCAGTTAGATGACCTTTTTCCACAACATCAAAAGATGATTTTGTCAATGCTTTGAGAGTGGGTAAACCTAACGACATCAGGTCTTGAGCTAGTTGTTTAGCGGGTATATTCCCTAATCCGGGTTTACCGATAGCCGCACCAAACTGACCAGAGCGATCGCCAAAACCGTCATCATCTAAAAGCAGTAGATACTCTGGAATCAGCACCACAATATCGCCTTTTTTAATCACATCAGAGACGCTGGCCAAAATTACATCTAAGCCCACAGGACCATCGGTGGCCATGTTGAGAGTAGGAATACCCACATCCTTTTGCATCAGTCCTGCATCTACGGTGTAGTGCGCTCCAGAACCTCCAACAATGAGAATGCGTTGGGGGGCTTGGACTTCCTTAGCTAACGCCATTTTCTGCTCATACATGATCCGCAGCCAGCTAAGTTCACCACCATAACGGGCATTGTAGAAATAGCCTACACCCCAAGTTAAACCTGCGATCGCTAACCAACTAGAGAGTCTCAAAAATTTATTCATTAGCTAAAACTCAAAGTAGATGAACGGAGAAGGTGCAGTAGCAGCTAACAAGATAGTCAGAGCAAATAGTATCCGCGACATCCACGGAGAAAGTAATATATCGTATTCACACTCCCGTTGTTGCCAAACGCCAATTTGTTCCATCAACAAAACTCCCATTGCCAGTAACAAAGCTAATGCCAGAGTTCCCCCCCCATTGGCATTCAAAAATGTGAAAGCCTCACCCAAATTGCTCAGAGAATAATTCCAGGGAGTAACGATAACTTTCAACTTTTCTAGCAACCGATAAGTATTGGTTTCCATGAAAAACAAACATCCCAGAATCACCGAGCCAAAGGTTAAAGCCCAGGAAATAAACTGAGGCATGAGGAACTTTTGCTGAGATAGTAATTTATAAAAAGGTCGTCCGGCATAGCGTATTACTAATAGCAGTAGTCCGTGGTAAGCTCCCCAAATAATGAAGTTCCAAGCCGCTCCATGCCAAAAGCCAGATAGGGTAAATGTAATAAATAAATAAAATGGAGCCCACTTCATATTTCTACCCATTAGCGGTAGAAAAACATAATCCCGAAACCAAGTGCTGAGAGTAACGTGCCACCTGCGCCAAAACTCGTTAATACTTTGGGAAGTATAAGGAGCAAGGAAATTAATGGTTAAGTTAATACCTAGAAATTTGGCTAAACCCAAGGCAATAAAACTATATCCACCAAAATCAAAGTAAATTTGCAGGGTAAATAAAAATGCAAAAAACCAGACTAACCAGGGATTATCAACTTGAGCTACTTTGATGTAGGGTGAAATATTGTCAGCCAAGACAAACTTCATAAATAACCCCAAGGAAAGCCAGCGAAAACCAGCTTCAAAATTATCAAATGTGAATTTAAAAGTGAAATTTTCAATCTGGGGAAAGAAATCAGCCCGACGTTCAATCGGACCTGCTACTACTTGGGGAAAAAATGACGCAAAGTTGACGTAATCTAATGCACTAATCGGTTGTTTCTTTTTACTGGTGTAAGAGTCAACGACAAACGCCACCATTTGGAAAGTGTAAAAGGATAATCCTGGTGGAATTGAACCTAATCCAGGAATATTCCGCGACTGCCAAGTTTCTGATAATCCTGGTATTAATAACCCTAAAACGTCCTCTATAAAGAAGTTCAGATATTTGAAATAGGCCAGGATAGCAATATCTATCACTACTACAACCGTAGCTATTGCCTTGGCTTTCCATCCTGTTTGTCGCAACATCAACCACACCATGATGTAGTTAAAGATGATTTCACAGATGAAAATGGCAAAGCTAGATTTAGAGGCGTTAAGAAACAAGAACAACGACATTGCTGCCAAACCAAAGGCATCAAAAGCACCTTTCCAGAGGTTTAAAGACTTAGCAATATAGCGAACTGTGAAGTAAGGAATGCTGAATAGTATTAGCACCCACCAGAAGGAAAACTCTGAAAAATTCAATTCACCCTGCCTCCGGTCTGTGAAATGCCTAAAATTTAGAGTAATGGGAATGGGTAATTAATAATTACTTCCTATTCCCTGTCACCTATTCTCTTCATCAGCTACCACTAATTTTGTTCCAAAGACCTCCCCAGCCTTTGCCTTGGGAAACTTCTTCTTTAGGTTTGCTAACAGATGCTACTGGCTGGGAAGCCATGGCTTCAGAAGGCAATACACTCAGTTCGCTAACCAAGTAATTAGCTGCTTTTTCAATGGTGGGATAGTCCCAAAGTAAGGTGGAAGGAAGTTCTGCATCTAGCCAATCTTCCATATCACCAACGATGGTTACTGAGTCGATAGAGTCTAGACCATAGCGAGTCAAAGGTTCAGTAACTTTGATGGTTTGAGCATTAATTCCCAATTGTTTGGCAATTTGGTTAATCAACCACCCTTGGATGGTATCAACAGCAGTAGTGGTACTAAGATTGGAGTTGGAGTGTTGAAGTTGCATTATTATTAGCCTCTTGTTGTTGAGATTTTGCAAGTTGGAAAGGAACGATGGAAAACATCCGGTCTTCGCTATACAGTCGGATCAATTCTTGGGTGATTGCCCCGTCGTCGATCCTTCTAGGTAATGCTTTCCCAGGACGAAATGTCAGCATTAGCTTACGCAAGCTAAGTGCTAACCAGTCCCCGCTGGCAAAGAAGTCTCCCAGATGGTTGCGGTTATGAAGCCACGTATGCACACAAGCAGCCGCTACGTGCATGACGCAGTATTGTTTCGCCATATCGAATAATTCTGGCGATTGCTCATGGCCAAACTGGAAGTTGGAAGCTGTAACCTGCTGATCAAAAGCATTTAGCTCCTCCTGTACCATTTCTGTGAAGGTGATGATTTGGTACAGAATATCTGGGTCAAGGTTAGAGTCAGACTTCAAGTCTTGCAGAGATGTTAATGCCAGGTCTAACCCTTGCAGGACATCATCTCCACCTCGATTTACCAGTTCCAGTTTTTTGCCATCAAATGCTGGTAAAGGCTGGGTTTGATCAAAAGTGATTGCCAGCCGTTTTTGTAGTGCTTCTGGATTGCGTCCAGCGTTTTTGGTGCGCGATTTAGCTAACTGACGCAATTGCAATAGCAGAGCATGAAGATTTACGACGGTGCTGCCATCAAACATACTGATAATGGCGTTATCTCGTAAAACTTTTTGGAAAATTCCCCATTCGTGAGCTTCACGCATATAAAAACGTGAGCCGAGAACTACGGAAACGTTCTGCACCACTGTTTCCAAAGTTGTGGTGACAAAGTATTTGACGACTGCGGACCAAACACTGATTTGCTCTGGAATGGAGTTAAATCCACGGGCTACTCCAATGGTGGCACAGTCACAAATTAAAATATCTAGAAACGCATCGGTGAGAGTGCGTTTGGGTTGGGGCATATCGAAAACTGTTTTGCCATACAATTTGCGGTCTAGGGCAAATTTGAGGGTGGTACGCAATGCTGTATCTGCGGCACCTTGAGAAAAGGCTGCACATAGCGCCCTGGTAATTTGAAAGCCTTTCAGTGCTAGTTCTAATCCTAGTCCTTCTGCTCCCAACCGCATTGATTCGGGAATAAAACAGTTATCAAAGCGAATACCACTCATATCCGAACCCCGTACCCCATGAGTCAGGATTTTGGGGAGGTGGCTATAGTTAGCTGGGTCAATTTTGCTCTTTTCTACCATGAATAAGGAAAGGCTACGCGCCCCACCTGCTTCATCAGTTCTGGCTAATACGAAAGATACTCCAGAGATAGTGGCACGATTAATTGGCCATTTTTCCCCATTCATGATGTAGCCACCAGGAACTTTCGTGGCTTGCATATCACCAGCTAATAAATCGCTACCATGTGCTTTTTCCGAATAAGCTAGGCACATAGCACCGTCGGCATCTTTCATGAAGCTGGAAAGAGTCTGTTTTTGTTCCTCTGTCCCTGCCATCCATGTTAAATATGACCAAAACATGGTAGTGAATGCGATCGCTGCGGTTTGATCTCGCCGAGATAAGACCCGCACAAAAGATATAAATTCATCAAAGGTTGTGAATTCGCCCCCGCACTCTGTGGGGATGTAATAGTGTTGGAGTTTCCAGTTATAGAGCCATTGGATAATTTCGTGGGGAAATTCTTCTTTTTCATCCAGGTCTATAACCTGTTTGAATGACATCATACTGTCTGGATTGCCAGGATGACCTAAATCCTGTTCTAGTCTTTGGGCAACCCAATATTGCTTTAATGGCTGCATAGTGTTTTCTTTAGGAGGTAATTTGCACTTGATCTAGCAAGGAATCGATTTCATCTGATAATTTACGGAAGTTGGCGTTAAATTTAGGGTTTTCACTCCAGTTAGCTAATACTCCTAATTCACCTGCGAGGAAACTGGCTTTACAAGCCCGGCGCTGAATTTTGCCACTAGAGGTTTTGAGGACATTACCCGGCTTGGCGAGAACAACCGCGTAGACTTGAAGTTCATGAATTTCGGCGATCGCTTGCTGAATGCTGCTAATTACCTCTTCTGGGTTAAAATCTTCGGGATTGCGTTTGACTTCCTGCACTATTACCAGTCGCTCAACTGCATCTACATCTATGGAGAAGGCTGCACCATAGTCGGGACGGAGGCAAGGATGAAGTTGCTGCACTGTCCACTCTAGGTCTTGAGGATAGTGGTTAGTACCCCGGATAATAATCAGGTCTTTAATCCGTCCAGTGATAAATAATTCACCATTTTTCATAAAACCCAGATCGCCTGTCCGTAGAAATGGTCCCTCCTTGTTATCGGCTGTATAAGCACGGAAGGTACTTTCACTTTCTTCGGGGCGATGCCAATAACCGTCTGCTACACTGGGGTCAGATACCCAAACTTCTCCGACTTCATCAAGTTGGCAACTGGTGAGTGTGTCGGGGTTAACAATTGCTACTTTGGTATCACAAACTAATTGACCACATCCAGGAATAGCCCGTACTCCTTCTCCCCAAGCTGTGGCTTCAACAATTTTGTTTCTTTCAATTTCTGATGTTTTGACTAGGCAGAGTACAGGCGGTTTTTCTCTGGGACTTGTTGATACTAAAAGTGTGTTTTCTGCTAATCCATAAGCGGGGGCGAAGGTTTCCCAACGGAATCCACAAGGAGCAAATTTTTCAAAGAACTCTTCTAACACCCTGGGATTGATTGGTTCTGCCGCATTACCTGCCGCTACCCAACTGCTGAGATTGAGGCTATCCAGTTGCACGTCGGTGACACGCCCAACACATTGCTCATAGGCAAAGTTGGGAGCTTGACTGTGTGTACCCCGATAGCGCGAAATGGCATTAAGCCAACGAAATGGTTGTTTGATAAAAGCTAGAGGGGACATTACGTAGCAAGGATGACCGTTGTACAGTGGCACAGTTAATCCTTCTACTAGCCCGTAATCATGGAAGTAAGGCATCCAAGTGATGGAAACACTTTGTGCATCATAGCCACAGGCTTTTTGTAAATAGCCGCAATGGTGCATGATGTTGTGATGATTGATCATCACTCCTTTGGGAGTGGAAGTAGACCCAGATGTGTATTGCAGATATGCCAGGGTCTCTGGGCTAACTTGAGGATCTTGCCACTGGTCTGCCAGTTCTAAGTCAATGTCTTCAGTGACTATCCAATTTATTTGCTGAAATTCGGGAAAATCTAATTCTGCTTCTTGTAAAATACTTAAAAACCGCTTAGTGGTTAGGGCAAAGGCAGCATTTGCATCTTTGACGATTGCCCGTAACCGAGGCAATGCTCGCTTTAGTCTTCCTGCATCGGGTGGTGGTACTGGTATCGCTATCACACCGCCATAAAGACTACCCAAAAAAGCTGCTATGACATCCAGTCCTTGAGGATAAAGCAATAATGCCCGCTCGCCTTTGCCATTGTGTTGCTGTAAAAGTGCGCCTATGGCACGGGCTTGACGGTCAAGTTCTCCGTAGGTTAACTTGGCTCCTTCTGTTTTTCCATCAATGAGAAACATATAAGCGAGCTTGTCCATCTCATGGGTAGCACGCCAGCGTAGTAGTTCGACCAAGGTAGAGATGTTTGTCATTAGCAAAATTTGGGTAGCGAGGCATTAAGTCATTTCACGACTCCGCAAAAACTGGGAGGATATGAAATTTATGAACCCTTACAACATAGCTCCTGTGTATGGAGTAATACTGTATAGTTATAGTTATGTGTTTAATAAATTCGGCTCTGCGTCAATTATACTCAATACTGACATATAAAACCCCCTTACTGGAGTATTTTCTCGGTGTTTTCACTAAAAAAATAAATTTAACCTCCTCTAGTAATTTCCTATTTCAGTGTATGTCTGTGGCATAAGTATTGTTTTGAAAGGATTTATCATAATTTTGACGATGTAGAGATGAGAGACTATGATAAATTTTTCATGAAAATTATTTTATAGGTGATAAATTCCTACCTTTGTATGGTAAGTGAATTTTTGGGAACCTACCTATTTTGGTTATAGTAGCTAAAATACCCACCCTCGCTTGCGAAGATGGGTAATATTATAAAGTGCTGTTAGCTTTGTTCTGTACGAGATGCTAAGTTCTACTTTTCGGAAAAGGCTACGTAAACAGAGCTTTTACCCCTTGCTGAGTATAAACCTATCTGCTT contains the following coding sequences:
- a CDS encoding acyl carrier protein, translated to MQLQHSNSNLSTTTAVDTIQGWLINQIAKQLGINAQTIKVTEPLTRYGLDSIDSVTIVGDMEDWLDAELPSTLLWDYPTIEKAANYLVSELSVLPSEAMASQPVASVSKPKEEVSQGKGWGGLWNKISGS
- a CDS encoding acyl-CoA dehydrogenase family protein, whose amino-acid sequence is MQPLKQYWVAQRLEQDLGHPGNPDSMMSFKQVIDLDEKEEFPHEIIQWLYNWKLQHYYIPTECGGEFTTFDEFISFVRVLSRRDQTAAIAFTTMFWSYLTWMAGTEEQKQTLSSFMKDADGAMCLAYSEKAHGSDLLAGDMQATKVPGGYIMNGEKWPINRATISGVSFVLARTDEAGGARSLSLFMVEKSKIDPANYSHLPKILTHGVRGSDMSGIRFDNCFIPESMRLGAEGLGLELALKGFQITRALCAAFSQGAADTALRTTLKFALDRKLYGKTVFDMPQPKRTLTDAFLDILICDCATIGVARGFNSIPEQISVWSAVVKYFVTTTLETVVQNVSVVLGSRFYMREAHEWGIFQKVLRDNAIISMFDGSTVVNLHALLLQLRQLAKSRTKNAGRNPEALQKRLAITFDQTQPLPAFDGKKLELVNRGGDDVLQGLDLALTSLQDLKSDSNLDPDILYQIITFTEMVQEELNAFDQQVTASNFQFGHEQSPELFDMAKQYCVMHVAAACVHTWLHNRNHLGDFFASGDWLALSLRKLMLTFRPGKALPRRIDDGAITQELIRLYSEDRMFSIVPFQLAKSQQQEANNNATSTLQLQS
- a CDS encoding MBOAT family protein — encoded protein: MLILFSIPYFTVRYIAKSLNLWKGAFDAFGLAAMSLFLFLNASKSSFAIFICEIIFNYIMVWLMLRQTGWKAKAIATVVVVIDIAILAYFKYLNFFIEDVLGLLIPGLSETWQSRNIPGLGSIPPGLSFYTFQMVAFVVDSYTSKKKQPISALDYVNFASFFPQVVAGPIERRADFFPQIENFTFKFTFDNFEAGFRWLSLGLFMKFVLADNISPYIKVAQVDNPWLVWFFAFLFTLQIYFDFGGYSFIALGLAKFLGINLTINFLAPYTSQSINEFWRRWHVTLSTWFRDYVFLPLMGRNMKWAPFYLFITFTLSGFWHGAAWNFIIWGAYHGLLLLVIRYAGRPFYKLLSQQKFLMPQFISWALTFGSVILGCLFFMETNTYRLLEKLKVIVTPWNYSLSNLGEAFTFLNANGGGTLALALLLAMGVLLMEQIGVWQQRECEYDILLSPWMSRILFALTILLAATAPSPFIYFEF
- a CDS encoding NAD(P)/FAD-dependent oxidoreductase, with translation MYQIDDKFHQQGQFEKPSVSNYKPLRICILGGGFGGLYTALQLGKFAKCPYKYEITLVEQRDHFVFTPLLYEVVTGELHDWEVAPAYKKLLAGSSAKFYQAEIQGVDLEQKLVNLQNGEIVNYDYLVLSVGKETRLDVVPGALEYAQTFRTLADAECLKKRLLFLEASDIPVIRIAIAGAGPNGVEIACKLADRLKKRGEIHLIDRGNEILKTFSQSSRTVSYRALLKRGVQINLNTNIEAINFNKIIINSQDKTRHIETDLVLWTGGNQSIQWIKELNCQHNQQGQLIAKPTLQLTGYPHVFVLGDLAEIRDIKGNESPATAQAAFQQAPRAARNIWAKITGRKLKSFSYLHLGEMLTLGIKNAVVYSFGITLHGNLAGIIRTGVYIQRLPTLKHKLEVAKRWIVRGMKKLLQR
- a CDS encoding fatty acyl-AMP ligase; its protein translation is MTNISTLVELLRWRATHEMDKLAYMFLIDGKTEGAKLTYGELDRQARAIGALLQQHNGKGERALLLYPQGLDVIAAFLGSLYGGVIAIPVPPPDAGRLKRALPRLRAIVKDANAAFALTTKRFLSILQEAELDFPEFQQINWIVTEDIDLELADQWQDPQVSPETLAYLQYTSGSTSTPKGVMINHHNIMHHCGYLQKACGYDAQSVSITWMPYFHDYGLVEGLTVPLYNGHPCYVMSPLAFIKQPFRWLNAISRYRGTHSQAPNFAYEQCVGRVTDVQLDSLNLSSWVAAGNAAEPINPRVLEEFFEKFAPCGFRWETFAPAYGLAENTLLVSTSPREKPPVLCLVKTSEIERNKIVEATAWGEGVRAIPGCGQLVCDTKVAIVNPDTLTSCQLDEVGEVWVSDPSVADGYWHRPEESESTFRAYTADNKEGPFLRTGDLGFMKNGELFITGRIKDLIIIRGTNHYPQDLEWTVQQLHPCLRPDYGAAFSIDVDAVERLVIVQEVKRNPEDFNPEEVISSIQQAIAEIHELQVYAVVLAKPGNVLKTSSGKIQRRACKASFLAGELGVLANWSENPKFNANFRKLSDEIDSLLDQVQITS